From the genome of Scyliorhinus canicula chromosome 29, sScyCan1.1, whole genome shotgun sequence, one region includes:
- the LOC119958287 gene encoding probable G-protein coupled receptor 139: MGLGFLVKLQILLTLQDVQMTYYPVLAAVGVPVNVVTIAILSRGKCGLSKCVTRYLVAMAASDLLVIIFDLILRQIPIIFREQFGFVRSLRLCNSHAVLLYAVTDCSVWFTVTFTFDRFIAICTPKLRAKYCTEKTAIIVIGTVTTVSCLKNISWYFLYTTRYWLTNSPWFCLVVTMVSRSLGWAVFEFLHYILTPFIPFLLILLFNALTVRSILVANRARRRLQCRSNAESPPDPEMTNRRKSMILLFVISGNFMVLWVVFMVCSILRRLDYLGVPVYLPTFVSEIGFMLQLLSCCTNTFIYAVTQRKFRDEVKNGVKYPIEKMIALIR, translated from the exons ATGGGTCTTGGTTTCTTGGTCAAACTCCAGATTCTACTGACACTACAAGATGTACAGATGACTTACTACCCTGTGTTGGCTGCAGTCGGTGTTCCGG TTAATGTGGTGACAATCGCAATCCTTTCTCGTGGAAAGTGTGGTCTCTCCAAATGTGTCACTCGCTATCTGGTAGCCATGGCAGCGTCAGATCTACTGGTCATTATTTTCGATCTGATACTAAGGCAAATTCCTATTATCTTTCGTGAACAATTTGGCTTTGTGCGCTCGCTTCGCTTGTGTAACAGCCATGCTGTTCTGCTTTATGCTGTCACAGACTGTTCGGTATGGTTTACTGTTACTTTCACATTTGATCGCTTTATAGCTATTTGTACTCCAAAGTTAAGAGCTAAATATTGCACAGAGAAAACAGCCATTATTGTCATCGGAACAGTGACTACAGTGAGCTGTTTGAAGAATATTTCCTGGTATTTTCTGTATACAACTCGATATTGGCTGACGAACAGTCCATGGTTTTGTCTTGTAGTAACTATGGTAAGCCGCTCATTGGGCTGGGCCGTCTTTGAATTTCTGCATTACATTTTAACGCCCTTTATACCATTTCTATTGATTCTACTGTTCAATGCCCTGACGGTCAGGAGCATTTTAGTGGCCAAcagggcccgcaggagactccaGTGTCGCAGCAATGCAGAGAGTCCACCTGACCCAGAGATGACCAACAGAAGGAAATCCATGATTTTACTATTTGTTATATCGGGGAATTTCATGGTGTTATGGGTAGTGTTCATGGTATGTTCTATATTGAGACGCTTGGATTATTTGGGTGTTCCAGTTTATCTTCCCACGTTTGTATCTGAAATAGGATTCATGCTGCAGCTTCTGAGTTGCTGCACGAACACTTTCATCTATGCAGTTACTCAGAGAAAATTCAGAGATGAGGTGAAGAATGGAGTGAAATATCCAATTGAAAAGATGATTGCGTTAATTCGATGA